In Granulicella mallensis MP5ACTX8, the sequence AGCGGCAAGCTGGATCGCAAAGCCCTGCCTGCGCCGGACTACAGCAGCACGGCCGAGTGGGTGGCTCCGCGTACGGAACAGGAGGAGATTCTCTGCAAGCACTTCGCCGAGGTGCTGGGACTGGATCGAGTTGGAATACACGATAACTTCTTCTCTCTGGGAGGAGACAGCATCCTGTCTGTCCAGCTCGTCAGCCGCGTCCGAAACGCCCTGAACATCGACCTTTCGATCCGCACGCTCTTCGACGCGCCTTCTGTTGCCGAGTTTGCCCGGCACGTTGGCGGGTCGAACCTGGCGACCAATCCGTTGGAGCCGGTACTGGCTCTACGGCGGCAGGGAAGCAGGCCCGCGGTCTTCTGCGTGCATCCCCTGGGAGGCCTGAGCTGGTGCTATGCGGGACTCCTGCAGCGTTTACCCATGGAAATTCCTCTCTATGGGATGCAGGGACGCGGTATAACAGAACCACACAGAATTCCCAAGAGCATGGACGAGATGGTCACCGACTATGTCGCCCTGATCCAGGAGATCCAGCCTCAGGGGCCTTACCACGTGCTGGGTTGGTCGTTTGGCGGATTGGCGGCGTACGCTATTGCCACCCGTTTGCAGGAACTTGGAGAGGAGGTCGGTATCGTATCGATCCTAGACGCTTATCCGTGGGAGCCGGAGCGCGTGAAGAAGCTGCCTCCGATGGATGAGATGATTGGAATACTGTTGCGTGAACTGGGATTCGATGCCGAAAGCAAGTCTGCCAACATGGAGATTGCTGTGGTCAGCGCCCTTCTCCAGTTGGACCAGGGGGCTCTCGCGGCATTGGATGGGAAATACATCACCGCGTTGGTAGAGGTCTTCAAGAGCAATCACATGATTGCCCGCGATTTCGTGCCCAGACCCTTCCGCGGAGACCTGCTGTTCTTCATGGCAACGCTAGAGCGCCCGGAGGGAAGTCTTGAACCTGCAATATGGCAACAATATGTCGATGGCAATATGGAGATATGTCCCATCGTTTGTAAACATCAGCTCATGACGGAAGCGGCCCCCATGGCTGAGATCGGCTCTATACTCGCTACAAAATTAAAGAACAAACTGCAATGAATTTTCTGAACAACTTTTTATTGCTAAGGGAGAAAGACCAATGACCAACCCATTTGAAGATGCAGAAGCTACTTATAACGTGCTCATCAATAAAGAGGGTTTCTATTCTTTGTGGCCGGCGTTTGCGGCAGTTCCGGCCGGATGGACGATCTGCCTGATCGATAAGCGGCAGGCCTGCCTGGATTACATCAATACGACCTGGACGGACATGCGTCCCCTGAGCCTGGTCTGTGCTCCAGCCCTGAACTAGCAAGGTAGAGCCGTTTTTCTGGTTTCAGTGCCGGTGGTATTCCGATGCAGCCGGCACGAGTTGCCTTCCTTGACGCCGCTAAGACTGTGCAGGCTCCCCAAAGATGTATTCGTGGCTGGGATGGCTGGTTTCGCCACGGCCAAAGAAGGCAATTCAGTCGTTGCGGCTGCGCCTTCACTCCGGCCTGCGGCAGCGAGGCGTGGGCCTTTGGCCCGGTGTTTGCGGCATGGCTGAAGCCATGCCCTTCCGATCTTGCCGTGGCAATCTGTTTGCACGCAATTCGACTTCACGGCACGAGTCGTTTGATGACAATGTAGAGGGGATTTCGTCTCTACAGCAGGCTATTGCGGAAGACGCTTTGGTCACTTCTATTTAATCAGTGACGGTGCCCCTCATGATCCGACAGACTGTAATCGTAGCCCTGATTCTTTCAGCTTCTGGAATCGTTGCGCAGGCTCCTGCGCCGCGTCCCAAGTTCGATACGTTTGAGGTGGCGACCATCAAGCTGGTGGACTCCGATGCCAAGACCGGCCGATTTATTAAGATGGAGGGGCTCCATCGGTTTATCGGAAAGGATTACACCCTGAAGCTGCTGATCGCGGCGGCTTACAGTCTCAATCCCCGAACGATCTCGGGTGGGCCTGGGTGGACCGAATCAGAACA encodes:
- a CDS encoding MbtH family protein, with protein sequence MTNPFEDAEATYNVLINKEGFYSLWPAFAAVPAGWTICLIDKRQACLDYINTTWTDMRPLSLVCAPALN